The Symphalangus syndactylus isolate Jambi chromosome 8, NHGRI_mSymSyn1-v2.1_pri, whole genome shotgun sequence genome includes a window with the following:
- the LOC129488085 gene encoding small ribosomal subunit protein uS2-like isoform X2 encodes MSGALDVLRMKEEDVLKFLAAGTHLGGTNLDFQMEQYIYKRKSDGIYIINLKRTWEKLLLAARAVVAIENPADVSVISSRNTGQRAVLKFAAATGATPVAGRFTPGTFTNQIQAALREPRLLVVTDPRADHQPLTEASYVNLPTIALCNTDSPLRYVDIAIPCNNKGAHSVGLMWWMLAWEVLCMRGTISREHPWEVMPDLYFYRDPEEIEKEEQAAAEKAVTKEEFQGEWTAPAPEFTAAPTAQATEWVGATTDWS; translated from the exons ATGTCCGGAGCCCTTGATGTCCTGCGAATGAAGGAGGAGGATGTCCTTAAGTTCCTTGCAGCAGGAACCCACTTAGGTGGCACCAATCTTGACTTCCAGATGGAACAGTAcatctataaaaggaaaagtgatgGCATCTATATCATAAATCTGAAGAGGACCTGGGAGAAGCTTCTGCTGGCAGCTCGTGCTGTTGTTGCCATTGAAAACCCTGCTGATGTCAGTGTTATATCCTCCAGGAATACTGGCCAGAGGGCTGTGCTGAAGTTTGCTGCTGCCACTGGAGCCACTCCAGTTGCTGGCCGCTTCACTCCCGGAACCTTCACTAACCAGATCCAGGCAGCCTTACGGGAGCCACGGCTTCTTGTGGTTACTGACCCCAGGGCTGACCACCAGCCTCTCACGGAGGCATCTTATGTTAACCTACCTACCATTGCGCTGTGTAACACAGATTCTCCTCTGCGCTATGTGGACATTGCCATCCCATGCAACAACAAGGGAGCTCACTCAGTGGGTTTGATGTGGTGGATGCTGGCTTGGGAAGTTCTGTGCATGCGTGGCACCATTTCCCGTGAACACCCATGGGAGGTCATGCCTGATCTCTACTTCTACAGAGACCCTGAAGagattgaaaaagaagagcaggctGCTGCTGAAAAGGCAGTGACCAAGGAGGAATTTCAGGGTGAGTGGACTGCTCCAGCTCCTGAGTTCA CTGCAGCTCCCACTGCTCAGGCCACTGAATGGGTAGGAGCAACCACTGACTGGTCTTAA
- the LOC129488085 gene encoding small ribosomal subunit protein uS2-like isoform X1 — translation MSGALDVLRMKEEDVLKFLAAGTHLGGTNLDFQMEQYIYKRKSDGIYIINLKRTWEKLLLAARAVVAIENPADVSVISSRNTGQRAVLKFAAATGATPVAGRFTPGTFTNQIQAALREPRLLVVTDPRADHQPLTEASYVNLPTIALCNTDSPLRYVDIAIPCNNKGAHSVGLMWWMLAWEVLCMRGTISREHPWEVMPDLYFYRDPEEIEKEEQAAAEKAVTKEEFQGEWTAPAPEFTATQPEVADWCEGVQVPSVPIQQFPTEDWSPQPATEDWPAAPTAQATEWVGATTDWS, via the coding sequence ATGTCCGGAGCCCTTGATGTCCTGCGAATGAAGGAGGAGGATGTCCTTAAGTTCCTTGCAGCAGGAACCCACTTAGGTGGCACCAATCTTGACTTCCAGATGGAACAGTAcatctataaaaggaaaagtgatgGCATCTATATCATAAATCTGAAGAGGACCTGGGAGAAGCTTCTGCTGGCAGCTCGTGCTGTTGTTGCCATTGAAAACCCTGCTGATGTCAGTGTTATATCCTCCAGGAATACTGGCCAGAGGGCTGTGCTGAAGTTTGCTGCTGCCACTGGAGCCACTCCAGTTGCTGGCCGCTTCACTCCCGGAACCTTCACTAACCAGATCCAGGCAGCCTTACGGGAGCCACGGCTTCTTGTGGTTACTGACCCCAGGGCTGACCACCAGCCTCTCACGGAGGCATCTTATGTTAACCTACCTACCATTGCGCTGTGTAACACAGATTCTCCTCTGCGCTATGTGGACATTGCCATCCCATGCAACAACAAGGGAGCTCACTCAGTGGGTTTGATGTGGTGGATGCTGGCTTGGGAAGTTCTGTGCATGCGTGGCACCATTTCCCGTGAACACCCATGGGAGGTCATGCCTGATCTCTACTTCTACAGAGACCCTGAAGagattgaaaaagaagagcaggctGCTGCTGAAAAGGCAGTGACCAAGGAGGAATTTCAGGGTGAGTGGACTGCTCCAGCTCCTGAGTTCACTGCTACTCAGCCTGAGGTTGCAGACTGGTGTGAAGGTGTACAGGTGCCCTCTGTGCCTATTCAGCAGTTTCCTACTGAAGACTGGAGCCCTCAGCCTGCCACGGAAGACTGGCCTGCAGCTCCCACTGCTCAGGCCACTGAATGGGTAGGAGCAACCACTGACTGGTCTTAA